TTATATGGATAAATGTCAAATTAAAAGAAGATAATAGAGAATAGTTATTGTTTATAGTACTAACCATTTTGTTATTATTTTTCCTTGATCTTTTGTTGTTTTATCTATCGCCACTAGTTTTACTGTGACTTGCTGTGGTTCCATTGACGGTTCATAGTTTAATACTATTTCTTTATTTATGTCTGTCATTGTTGCTGTGATTATGATGTCGCCTTTTTCTAATTTATTGTTTATGTAGTACTGTTTTTCTTGTTCCATGCCATCAGCTACTTGGGTGTAGCCTGTTATTGTGTATTCATCTTTTTGTTTGAAGAGTACTTCGTTTTCTATGATTTTTGCTGTTATTTCTTCTTGTATATCTGCATCATTTATTGTGTATTCCTGATTTGGTTGTTTATCATATTGTATTTCCAGGTATTGCGGTTTATCCAGTAATTCTTCTATTTCTATTATTTCATTATTTAATAGGTATATGCTTCCTGGTTTTGGATGTGTTCTGTTCTGATATTTTATGGTTTTATTGTGAGCTTTGTGTTTTATTATTTGTCCTTCATTGTTTGTTTCTAGAAATTGATACATTATCAGGTTCTTGTATTTGTATTCTATTACTTGTCTGTATCCTTGTATGTCTTTGTAGTTTTTTGTCTCGTTTATGGTGTTACAGAACATTGACTTTTCATCTCCATTAGATGGTTGTTATAGTACTAGCCATTTGTTTATTATGTTTCTTTTTTTCTCATCTTCGTCTGGCTTGTCTATGGCTACTAGTTTTACTTTTACTGTTTGTGAATTCAGGGATGGTTCATAGTTTAGCACTACTTCTTCATCAGCGTTATTTGATGTTGATGTGATTATGACATCCCCTTTTTCCAGTTTTTCTGTTGTATAATATTGTTCTTGTTTTTCTAGTCCGTCATCTACTTGGTAGTATCCTTCTATGCAGTATTCATCGTATTCTTTGAATTCTACTTCATTGTCTGTTATTATGGATGTTACTGTAACTTCTTCTCCATTTACTATTCCTGTTATCTGATATTCCTTGTTTAATTCTCTGTCATATATTATGTCATTTTCCTCAGCTACTTCTAGTACATCCAGTATTACTTCACATCCTTCATCTCTGCAGATGTTACATCCTTCTGGTTTGTAGTAGTCATCATACATTGATGCATCCTGAAGGTCTCCTAATCCATCACCATATAAATCCACATATAGATTTGACCCGTTTAATGAATATTTTATTGATTGCTTATAACATTCAACATCTTTTGCTCCTAGTACATCCCGTAATCGTTTACATTTCATGGGCTTCTTCACTCCTTTTTGTTGTTTTTAGTTATTACTATTATATGTGTTTAGTATTTTATATTCATATCTCAACATCTGTATATGCCTTTGTATTCTTGTTACACTTTTTCCTAATTTAATCGTTTATATTTTTATTTTATCCATTATATATTGATAAATTAACTATAAATACTAGTATTAAATATAGTTTTAATAAATTAATTTAAATAGGTGTTATACATGTATGAAAATAATATATGCTTATTAACCGATAGTTATAAGATAACTCACCATTATTTCTATCCAAAGAATACTGAACGTGTTTACTCCTACATGGAAAGTAGGACAGGTTCTGAGTTTAATAAAACAATATTTTATGGATTACAATACATATTAAAGAAATACATGGAAGGCTGTGTTGTAACTAGAGAAAAAGTATTAGAGGCAGAGAAAGTTATCAACAAGCATATTGGTTCAGGTATATTTAATACTGATGGTTGGCTTTATATTGTTGATGAATTAGGTGGTAAACTACCAGTTGAAATCAAGGCAGTAGCTGAGGGTACACCGGTAGATGTTGGTAATGTATTAATGACTGTGGAAAATACTGACAAAAAATGTTACTGGCTTACTAATTACCTTGAATCATTATTATTACAGGTATGGTATCCATCTACTGTTGCAACATTATCTGCTGAGGTTAAAAAGGTCTGTAACTTCTATCTTGATGTAACAGGTTCATGTAAGGATAATCTTCCATTCATGTTACATGACTTTGGTTATCGTGGATCTAGTTCTAATGAATCATCAATCCTCGGAGGTTCTGCTCATCTATTAAGTTTCAGTGGTACAGATACCCTAACAGCACTTACTATACCATGTAACTACTATAACGATGATAATATGTATGGCTATTCTGTACAGGCTACCGAGCATAGTGTGATGACATCTATGGGTAAAGAAGGAGAAATAAAACAGGCAATAAATGTTGTAGAACAGGCTCGTGATGGTGTATTATCAATGGTTATTGATAGTTATAATTATCGTAACTTCTTATTAAATGCATGTAGTAAGGGTTACAAGTTATATGAAACAATATGTAACTTCCTCAATCGTACAGAGGGTAATAAAGTTGTATTCCGTCCTGATAGTGGTGAACCAGTAAGTACTACCATTGATTGTTTAGAGATAATTGGTGAGGGATTTGGTACATATCTAAATGATAAAGGTTACAAGGTGTTTGATGCTAATGTTGGATTATTATGGGGTGATGGATTAGATTATCATCGTATTCGTGATATTCTCTTTGGTATGAAATCCTCTGGATGGGCTGCTGAGAACATTATCTTTGGTATGGGTGGTGGTATTCATACTAATGTTAACCGTGACACTCAACGTAACGCTTTCAAGTGTTCAGCTCAATTACGTGATGGTAAATGGTATGATATATATAAAAAACCATTAGATAGTAGTAAGAAATCTAAATCGGGTCGTTTTAAGTTAATTATGAATAATGGTAGATATCATACTGTTAAAATTAGTGATGATGGTGAGGATTGTCTTAGACCAGTATTTCGTGATGGTGAAATTCTTGTAGAGGATTCATTTGGTGATATCAGACGTAGAGCTGAATGTTACATTAATCATCCCTTAAGTTAATCAACTTTCTTCTTATTTTTTATTACTTTTAATGTACATAATATACATTAGATACATATTATACTTAATGTAGTTTAAGTACATAAATATTTATAGTAACAACAATAAACTAGAGAGTATGAAAAATTACACGGTTAAAGCTAGGGCTAGAAAAGGAACTAACTCTATAGATCTTACATTACCCGCAGATATACGTAAAGAATACTCTATCAGTCAAGGAGATATCTTTAAAATAGATACAGTAATAGAAAAGGATACTTTGAAGCTAGAATACACGTTAATTTATCAGAATAAAATAGACAAGGAATAAAGAAATGAGTAATGAACCAAAGATTAATATATTCATCTGCTACAACCACATTGATGAATACTTTAAAAATAAATTAAATGAAATCATAGGCGATAAATTCACAATAAATTCATCACCACAAAGATATGATATAAAAAATGATTTTAACAAATATGTAGAGGAATTAAACAAGGAAAATACAGGAGACCGTAATATATTCATAGTATTAATGGGACCAGACACATATAAAAGTAAAAATGTAAACTGGGAGATAGACTACGCCCTACATCATGATGCATGCATGCTAGGATTATGCCTACCTACAAACGATGACTACCTAAAAAGGAATATTAACACAAGTAAAATGCCAAGACAATTTGTTAACAACCTACTAGCAGGATACATATCATACTTTGACTGGACAGATGAATACGATAATCTCGCTAATTATATAAAATTCTCATGTAACCGTAAAAATCACTGCCACGCATTAATATAAGAAAAAATATTAGATTTCTAGCCTAAACTTTATAATACGAGAAATAATAATCTATTAAGACTGAAAATAGATACCTACTTTTAATTTTTTTTTAAAAAAATAATTACTTATAATCGTTTTTACATTTGTTTTTTGATATTATTGGATATTACAGTATCTAATTCATCACCTATTCTTTCATTTTTATAATTTTAAAAAATTCATCATTTTAAAATACAACATGACTTAATACTTGCCATTCATAGTATTTGCTAGCATTAATTAATCTATTCCATGTTTTATTAAACAATTCCATTTTTTTTCTTTATTATTAAAATCAGCTGTGTTCCGTCTTAATTTATTTTATTTTTAATAAGATTTAGTAAACTATGATAATTTTTGTTTACTTTTTTTCAATACTTTATTGAGTTTAAAAAAAAAATCATATTATATAAAAAAAATAAGTAGGAGGGGTAGAATTAATTTAAAATAATGTACTCTACTAACAATATTTATTAAATTTTATGCAATATTATATCCTTCCCAATGTTCACCAGTTTTATGGTTATAATATTCACTATAACCTGTTTTTTTTGTTATGTCTCCATGTTATACTAGGATCTGGATCAGATCCTGCACCATATCCATATTCCCAATCATCATCTTCAGATTGTTTTTTAGTTTTTTGCTTTTTTGTAGTTGTTTTTTTCGTCGGATTTTTTATTGTTGTATTATTAGTTGTATTATTATTAAGTGTAGTTGTATTATTTTGTAGAGTAATATTTGTATTATTTGTTTTATTAGTAGTATTATTTAGCTTAATGTGATTTGTTATGTATGCTACTGAAATTCCTATAGTATACATATGAATATGAGTATACATAATATAATTACATTTTTTTCTTTCATTTTTTTTCCTAACCTTTAAAATTGTTTAATTATACTTATATCTGTATATATTTTTTCATGGTAATCTTAATTATTTTTCTAGAAAAAGATAATTGATTATAAAGTTACCATAATTACTTTTTATCATCATTTATATCATTTAAAGCCTTATTCTTGGAGATAATAAGATTATTCTTGGAAATCATTTCATCCTGTAACTTCCTGTATGATTCATGAAGATTTGATAATTCATTTTTTAATTTAGTGATTTCATCGGATAATTCTTTGTTTTCATCAATAAGATTATTTATAACATTATTTTCATATTTGGTAATATTGACAATACTGTCACCTGCTTCATTCATATATAGTTTAATAGGTTCTGGAATGACATCCTTGGAATCTCTGAATCTATTAAATAATAATAGGAATTCATTGATTAAATCAGTTCTATCACTAGATGAAACATCACTTTTTATAAATCTTTTACTCCAATTGTCCAGATGATTAGCAATAGCCCAATGATAACTTTCATCATAGTTATCTAGTATGTCACCAACTAAATTATATACATCAAGATAATAACGTAAATTATCAGCACTTAACTGGCTGGTAATGGATTCATCATCATCACGTTTAATGTAATTAAGCACTGGTCTGTTAATATATACTATACCCTCAGCTTTTGTAAGACAATAGTAAACAAAATATAAGTCCTCACTAGGTTTATTTTCCAGGAATTGTATATCATTATCCTCTAGAAATTCTTTTCTATAAATTTTAGCCCATACAGATGGTGGAACTCTAAGAAGATTAGGATTATCTCTTAAACGTTCTACTCTAATTCTGTTATTTTCAAGTTCTAGAAAATCCCATGATTTAATCTCATTAAATGTACGGCCAACAAACATGTAATTACCAGATACAATATCCACATCCTCATCCACTATAATATTATATAATATTTCACATGATTCGGGATTATATGTGTCATCTGGGTCAAGAAACATTATGTAATCACTAGTAGCATGTTTTAATCCAACATTTCTTGGTTTACCAGCATATCCACTGTTTTCTTCAAGATAATAGCTTTTAACATTATCATATTCATTAGCATAAAGTTTTATTTTTTCATCACTATTATCTGTTGATTTATCATCTACGAATATTACTTCAATATTCTCAAATCCTATTGTCTGAGCTCTTATTGATTCTAGTGCTCTATCCAGGTAGTTGTTAACATTATATACTGGTAATATTACTGTTAATTTGTATGTCATGGCTTTTCAACTCTTATTATTGGATTAATTCTCTATTTCCAGAATTTCAGTTTTCGTAGTGGCTTTGTTATCTTCCAGCTAGTAGAATTATATACGTCTTTTTTGAATTTTTCTAATTCCTCTTTTTGTTCTAGGAGTATTCCGATCTTCTCGTCTTTTTCCTGTTCCTGTACGGTTATATCATCCACTTGTCTTGTTAATTCATTGATTCTTTCATTTTTTTCTTGTTCCTGTATAGCTGTATCCTCTATTTGTCTTGTTAGTTGATTGATTTTCTCGTCTTTTTCACTGTTTTTATTTAGTAATTGTTCCTGTTCTTTAGTGAATTTCTTTTCAGTATTGATTAGTTCCTCTTTTTTCTGAAGCAGTTTATTATTAGCTGTTATTAGTTCATTTTGTAATTTCAGTAATTCCTTGTTTGTTGATTCAAGTGCACTGTTTTTGTTTTTGTTGTCTTCTATGTATTCTCTGGTTTTTCTGGATTGTATTTGGATTAGGTTATCCTGGTATCTTATTAGTTTTATTATTGAAGTTATTATTTTTTCTGTCTTTAAGTCTATTTTTTTAAGTTCTGCTACTAATTTAATGTATTTAAGGATTAATCTTCTTTTATCAGTGCTTGATATCTGTGAGTTTAGTAGTGTATCCGTCCAGTTATTAAGATAAGCGGGCATTATGTCTAGTTTATCAGTATCTTGACTTACAAGTAGATCTATTAATCTTTTAAATACTGTTAATTGTGTTTCAAGATTATTAGTACATTTATAGCTCTTATTGTTAATGTAGCTATTAATTAGATTTGTATTTATTTTTGCTGTTTTTACTGCGGTTAAAAGTGTTTTTGCTGTATAGTATAATTCGTCATCGTATACATCTTCCATGAATGTGAGATTATTTTTTTGGAGGTATTTCTTGTTATAGATTATTGTTGATAGTTTTGGTATTTGTTTATCTGTATCTGATTGTTGTGTTCTTGTTATACTGTCAGCATATACTAATCCTACTCTTATAACATCATTATCCTGTGTTAGGTATGGTTCTATTATTTCTACCATGTTACTTGCTAGTGTGGTATCAGCATCTATGAATAATACATGGCTACCTGTAGCATAGCTTAATCCATTGTTTCTTAGTTTGCCTATGCTTAAAGTATTCATATTATCTGTGAATATATTCACATTACCATATTTTTCATTGTATAATTTGATCTGTGTGTCTAGTTTCTTTATTGGATTGTTGGATGCTATGATTACTTCTATTTTTTCAAATCCTACTGTTTGGTTAAGTAATGATTCCATCACATTAGTCAGATGATTATTATCATTGTTTGCTACTAGTATTATGGATAAGAGGTACTCATTAGGACGTGGCAGTATATTAAAGGAGTTATCCTTGAAGTATAATATATGTGAATTCTCTATAAGGTATCTTTTATGATCGGATAGTGCTGCTGTATTTGCAAATTTATTGGATAGATATGTGTATATAGTATTATTCTTGGCATTGTTTTTCTTGTTTTTATCATCATAGTATGTTAATCGTATATGTATATTACATTTATCATCCTTTTTCAGTGGTATATGTATTTCGAAGTTATGCTTGTATTGCCATGTTCTTGAGAGAAATCTTTCATCTACCCTGTTATAGTATTTAACATATTCACCAGGATAGATGTTTATTTCTCCACCATAGGACTCTTTAACTGCATCTATTCCTATATTATCTATGTCAAAGTGACTATTATAGAATCCTGTGATTACCAGCTTATCTTCATCTAAGGTTACTTCATCTAGCCATAAATTATGGTTTTTAAGATTATCTATTGTATAATCACCAGTCTTTATAATTACAGTATCATCCCTGTATTCCCTGTGTAATTCATTATACTTCAGGTATATGTAGAAGGTCTTAAACACTGGATTTGTAATG
This genomic interval from Candidatus Methanosphaera massiliense contains the following:
- a CDS encoding nicotinate phosphoribosyltransferase, which encodes MYENNICLLTDSYKITHHYFYPKNTERVYSYMESRTGSEFNKTIFYGLQYILKKYMEGCVVTREKVLEAEKVINKHIGSGIFNTDGWLYIVDELGGKLPVEIKAVAEGTPVDVGNVLMTVENTDKKCYWLTNYLESLLLQVWYPSTVATLSAEVKKVCNFYLDVTGSCKDNLPFMLHDFGYRGSSSNESSILGGSAHLLSFSGTDTLTALTIPCNYYNDDNMYGYSVQATEHSVMTSMGKEGEIKQAINVVEQARDGVLSMVIDSYNYRNFLLNACSKGYKLYETICNFLNRTEGNKVVFRPDSGEPVSTTIDCLEIIGEGFGTYLNDKGYKVFDANVGLLWGDGLDYHRIRDILFGMKSSGWAAENIIFGMGGGIHTNVNRDTQRNAFKCSAQLRDGKWYDIYKKPLDSSKKSKSGRFKLIMNNGRYHTVKISDDGEDCLRPVFRDGEILVEDSFGDIRRRAECYINHPLS
- a CDS encoding glycosyltransferase family 2 protein, with amino-acid sequence MTYKLTVILPVYNVNNYLDRALESIRAQTIGFENIEVIFVDDKSTDNSDEKIKLYANEYDNVKSYYLEENSGYAGKPRNVGLKHATSDYIMFLDPDDTYNPESCEILYNIIVDEDVDIVSGNYMFVGRTFNEIKSWDFLELENNRIRVERLRDNPNLLRVPPSVWAKIYRKEFLEDNDIQFLENKPSEDLYFVYYCLTKAEGIVYINRPVLNYIKRDDDESITSQLSADNLRYYLDVYNLVGDILDNYDESYHWAIANHLDNWSKRFIKSDVSSSDRTDLINEFLLLFNRFRDSKDVIPEPIKLYMNEAGDSIVNITKYENNVINNLIDENKELSDEITKLKNELSNLHESYRKLQDEMISKNNLIISKNKALNDINDDKK
- a CDS encoding glycosyltransferase, yielding MNDTEISSRYKFSIVMAVYNTEEYVHNAIDSLIDQTLDFKDNVQLILVDDGSTDNSLRILNEYKEKYPANIIVLHQENCGRAAAINNGLKYVQGKYVNFFDSDDYISSNTLEDVYNFFEKHYDEVDLVSIPITYFERLNHEHMLNYKFESSRVIDLDAEPNNPQLSSASSFFKSAIVNNYSFPSNVIHAEDCILINKLLGEKHRYGVVDSCIYYYRRRFNGDSLIDNTRDNKLFFTNQLKNYYVELIDYYLSKEGEVPLFIQYTLAYDLQWMLKSRELPFESSGELDEFWNYLHYVLDHLSITTIADNDNITNPVFKTFYIYLKYNELHREYRDDTVIIKTGDYTIDNLKNHNLWLDEVTLDEDKLVITGFYNSHFDIDNIGIDAVKESYGGEINIYPGEYVKYYNRVDERFLSRTWQYKHNFEIHIPLKKDDKCNIHIRLTYYDDKNKKNNAKNNTIYTYLSNKFANTAALSDHKRYLIENSHILYFKDNSFNILPRPNEYLLSIILVANNDNNHLTNVMESLLNQTVGFEKIEVIIASNNPIKKLDTQIKLYNEKYGNVNIFTDNMNTLSIGKLRNNGLSYATGSHVLFIDADTTLASNMVEIIEPYLTQDNDVIRVGLVYADSITRTQQSDTDKQIPKLSTIIYNKKYLQKNNLTFMEDVYDDELYYTAKTLLTAVKTAKINTNLINSYINNKSYKCTNNLETQLTVFKRLIDLLVSQDTDKLDIMPAYLNNWTDTLLNSQISSTDKRRLILKYIKLVAELKKIDLKTEKIITSIIKLIRYQDNLIQIQSRKTREYIEDNKNKNSALESTNKELLKLQNELITANNKLLQKKEELINTEKKFTKEQEQLLNKNSEKDEKINQLTRQIEDTAIQEQEKNERINELTRQVDDITVQEQEKDEKIGILLEQKEELEKFKKDVYNSTSWKITKPLRKLKFWK
- a CDS encoding TIR domain-containing protein, giving the protein MSNEPKINIFICYNHIDEYFKNKLNEIIGDKFTINSSPQRYDIKNDFNKYVEELNKENTGDRNIFIVLMGPDTYKSKNVNWEIDYALHHDACMLGLCLPTNDDYLKRNINTSKMPRQFVNNLLAGYISYFDWTDEYDNLANYIKFSCNRKNHCHALI